The sequence below is a genomic window from Streptosporangium lutulentum.
CTGGCGAACGGCTCGGGCACCCAGGCGCCGTCGATGTCGCCGGTGGCGAAGGTCTGCAGGGTCTGGGCGTTCTCCTGCGGGATGATGCTGACGTCGCCGCCGCCCTTGGTGTCGGTCTTCAGGCCCTTCTCCTGCAGCCAGTAGCGCAGGGCCACGTCCTGGGTGTTGCCGAGCTGAGGAGTGGCGATCTTCTTGCCCCTGAGGTCCTCGGCGCTGTTGATCCCGGGCTTGACCACGAGGTAGACGCCGCCGGAGGCCGATCCGGCGATGATCTTTATTGCCTTGCCCTTCGACTTGGCCCAGGCGTTGATGGCCGGGTTGGGGCCGATGTAGGTGGCGTCGATCGCGCCCGCGAAGAGCGCCTCGATCGCGGCCGGGCCGGCGTTGAAGCTGCTGGTCGTGAGCTTGGTGCTGCCCAGGTGCTTGGCGAACAGGCCCTTCTCGATGCCGACCAGCGCCGTGGCGTGGGTGATGTTGGGGAAGTAGCCCAGCCGAACCTCGGCGAGGGCGTTCCCACCGGCCGCGGCCGTCGTCCCCGTGCTCTCCGTGCCCCCGCAGGCGGTCGCCAAGGTCGTGATCGCCAGCGCGGCCAGTACGGCCACCACCCCGCGAACCCTGCGAGCGTTCATGATTACTCCTAATTCCTACTTAATAAGTCGGTTATGTGTATTAAGGCAAGGGCGGGAGTGCCTGTCAAGTCATGGTGTGTCGCGAAGGTCCACTGT
It includes:
- a CDS encoding ABC transporter substrate-binding protein, whose product is MNARRVRGVVAVLAALAITTLATACGGTESTGTTAAAGGNALAEVRLGYFPNITHATALVGIEKGLFAKHLGSTKLTTSSFNAGPAAIEALFAGAIDATYIGPNPAINAWAKSKGKAIKIIAGSASGGVYLVVKPGINSAEDLRGKKIATPQLGNTQDVALRYWLQEKGLKTDTKGGGDVSIIPQENAQTLQTFATGDIDGAWVPEPFASRMVQESKGKILVDERDLWPNKQFVITHLIVRQEFAAEHPETVKQLLEGHVEANAAINADPADAAKTVNTALEKLSGKPLKQEVLDSVFKNITFTNDPIASSLIGSADHAIKVGLLEPVDLNGIYDLKPLNEVLAAQGQPAVVDK